The sequence below is a genomic window from Nitrospinota bacterium.
TTTTTTCCATCCCATGAACGTCCCGCGTGGCACAAAATTTCTAGCGCAACTCGGGTTCATCCTTTTTCTTTCCATCCCCTCTCTCTTTGCGGCACCGCCTGAATCATCCTCACCGACACCACCTCTCGATATGGTTTATATCCCCGCAGGCTATTTTCAAATGGGAACCGCAGGGGGAAAGAATGACGAAAAACCCATGCATTTCGTATTCACACCGGCCTACTTCATCGACAAGTATGAAGTCAGCAACGAAAAATATATGGAATTCGTGCGTGCCACCGGGCATGAAAAACCACTGCTCTGGCAGAATGTTAATTTCAACCAACCCGATTTTCCTGTCGTGGGCGTCAGTTGGCACGACGCCATGGCCTATGCCAAGTGGAAGGGCGGACGTTTGCCCACCGAGGCCGAATGGGAAAAAGCCGCGCGGGGAAACGACGGTCGTCTGTGGCCCTGGGGAAGTGTGTGGGACAAGGGATTTTTCTTTTACTTCGTAAATATTTTTGGCGACCAGGACAACTACCCTCACACCGCTCCCGTCAACTATTATCAGTCCGGCGCCAGTCCGTTTGGATTACTCAACACGGCAGGCAATGTCTGGGAATGGTGTCTGGACTGGTACGATGCAGACTATTACCGCATGAGCCCGGAAATCAATCCCGAAGGCCCAATAAAACCGGGCAAGATGAAAGTCCTGCGCGGCGGTTCCTGGATCAATGATATCGACGGAGTGCAGGTGGTTCACCGCGCCCGTAATTCCCCCGGCATTAAAAATAAAATCTACGGGTTCCGAACGGTCCACCCGGTCCCGTGACCCTTCCCAGCGAAAGCCCAGCGCCTGACAAACGCGTCATCGCCTCCTGGGCGCTTTACGACTTCGCCAATACTATTTTTTCGATGAATGTCATCTCCCTCTACTTTGCCCTTTGGGTGACGGTAGACCACGGGGGACCCGACATTCTTTACAGCGTCGCCCTTTCAGGGTCCATGCTGGCAGTGGCCCTCAGTGTTCCGGTGTACGGCGCGATCTCCGATCAAACCGGGCGAAGACGTATTCCCTTGACAATATTGACCTTGGTTTCAGTGGTGGCAACCGCCTGCATCGGCCAAACTGATCATTTGTTGACCGGGATATTTTTTTTCGTCATTGCTAATTACTGTTACCAGTCGGCCCTGGTATTTTACAATGGGATGCTTCCCTCTGTAGCGCGGGGGTCGCACGTCGGTCTTGTTTCAGGATATGGAGTGAGCCTGGGGTATCTCGGCTCCATTGCCGGCCTGCTCCTGGTCAAACCGTTTGTCGAGGCAGGAGGACGATCGGCGGCTTTTATCCCCACCGCCGCCCTGTTTCTCATTTTTTCGATTCCCTGTTTTCTTTTCGTCAAAAACCCGGAAGTTAATACACATAAAAAAGTTCAAATCGGCCATGCGTTTCACACTCTCAAGCAAACCCTGGCAAATGCCAGTGAATACAAACTCCTGCTGAAATTTATCCTCATTCACTTTCTCATTCTCGATGTGGTCAACACCGTGATCGCGTTCATGTCCGTGTACGCCAATAAAGTGATGCATTTCACTGATGCTGAAATCACCACTTTTTTGATCTCATCAACCGCCGCCGCCATGATCGGATCGTATCTCATCGGCTGGATGGTCAAGCATAAAGGAACCGGGTGGTGCTATGCGTTGGTCTTGTGGTTGTGGGTGGCGGCTCTTTCGATCGCGATTTTGAGTCAAAGTCAACTCGTCTTCTGGCTGGTCGGCCCTCTGGCCGGTATGGGGATGGGCGGGGTGTGGGTGGTCAGCCGCGCCTACATTGTGGAACTCTCGCCGCCGGAAAAACTGGGTGAATTTTTCGGGTTGTACGGGCTGGCGGGAAAAGCCGCTTCTATTTTAGGCCCGCTCCTGTGGGGAACCGTCGTCTGGATTTTCCAGGACACACAAACTTTCAAATACCGCGCCGCCTTAACCGCGCTGCTGTTGATTACAATAGGAACGCTGTTTTTGTTCCGCTCCCTCCAGAGACAAATCGCTCAAAAAGACACCTATTAAATTTCAGGAATCCGCTTTAATTAAAGGGCATCTCTAAAAATGGTTCCGGGCCATGAGCGGGCCTTATGAAATAAAGGTCCGCGAGTTGCCAGACATAAAAATATCGAATTATTAGAGACACCCTAAAGGTTTAACGGAACAGATCAAGGAAAATACGCCTTGAGAACGTACTGCTGGATCATGCGTTGCGTGTTAAAGAAAGAACCATTCAGCGCAATGGCGACCATGGGAATCTTAAGGTCAGCCGCTGAACCGATGGTATCTCCCGCAAGAATTCCAAGTCCTCCCGCATAGGTGGGAATTTCGGGATCGATTCCGATTTCCATGGAAAAATACGCGATCTTTACGTCATTGGTTAACATTTTTTCCTTCGCTATTCTGGTTAAAAAATAAATCAGTGAATCGGATGAATCTTTGCCTTCATGATATGGGAAAATCAAGCTACAGGCATAAATTTTTTGGCGGTTACTGAAAAACTGAAAATTCGATTATTTAAAATGTCAACAGGTGCCCCCGCACATAAAACGAAATCGGTTGACAACCGGGAACCGAATGTTTAGGCTTGAATTTATTCCAGAAATTGTTCACAAATTCCAGAATTTCACTTTATGCAAGGGGTTCACATGTTCCGCTATGGTTTTATGAGGCAATTGGCAGTTTTGGGTTTCGTATCGCTCCTGATCGCAGGCGCGTCGTCTGAAGTTTTCGCCCATTCAGGGCACAAGCACGACGACAAACCTCCCATCAGCCTGCCTGACGTGACCGCCAGAGTCAATGACACGGATATCAAGCGGGATATCATCCTGACAGAGCTCAACAAAGTCATCCGCAATTACAAGGCCAAGGGAATGACTCTCAAACCCGACCAGATGAAAATTGTAGCGAAAAAACTGATCGACGATGAAATCGGCCGCACACTTTTGCTGCAAAAGGCGGAAAAAATCGGTATCTCGGTAACTCCCGAAATGGTGGCTACGAAATTAAATCAGGTCAAGGGAACTTTTAAGTCGAACGCGGTGTTTGAACACAAGCTGGCGGACCAGGGGATGAGCCTCGATCAATATCAGGAGGAATTGCGAACCGACCTGATCATGGATCAAGTCATCAAAAAGGAAGTGGAATCAAAGATCCAAATTGACGAAACGGAACTGCAAGCCTATTACGATAAAAATATTGACCAGTTTCGCACTCCAGAAAAGGTGAGGGCAAGCGTCATCCTGCTCAAGTTGTCGCCAGACAGCAGTGCGGAGCAGGAACGCAAGGTCCGGCAAAAAATGGAATCGATTCTGGAACAGATCAGTGGAGGAACGGATTTTTTCGGATTAGCTGAAAAACTCTCGCAGGACAGTTTAGCTCCCAAGGGAGGCGACTTAGGATTCTTTGCAAAAAATCAGATGCTACCGGCCTTCAGCGAAAGAGCCTTCAAATTACAAGTGGGCGAGGTGAGCGAAATTTTTAAAACCAAACACGGGTTTCACATCCTGAAAGTAACGGATAAAAGCCCCGCTGTGGATCGCTCATTTAAAGAAGTGAAAGAAAGTATCCGCGACACCCTGGTTGAAAAGAAAAGCGTTCAAGCTACCAAGGCTTACGTGCAAACGCTTAAAAAACAGGCCGACCTGAAAACCTATTTCTAGGCAAAGTAGGAAGTTCTTTTTCCGCCTTTTGCTTTATACTTTTTCTTAATGGGACTTTGTTTCCGAAGCGATTCTATCCATCAAGGCGAAGAAAACGCCGCTCAGAACAAATGCCATGTGAATAGTCACCTTCCACAGGAACATTTCGGTGTTGCCCTCGGTGGGTTCAGAAGGAATCTCAACAAAAGTTTTAAGGAGGTCGATGGCTGAAATGGCGACGATGGCTCCAATGACTTTCAACTTCAGTCCACCAAAATCAACTTTCCCCATCCAATCCGGCCGGTCCGCATGCTCGGCGACATCTATTTTTGAAACAAAAATCTCATAGCCTGAGAAGATAATCATCATCAGTAAAGATCCGACCAGGGCCATATCGATAAGGGTCAGAATACCGATAATAATGTCACTTTCAGTAACGGATATGACGTGGAGCGATAAATGAAAAAGCTCCTGAACGAATTTTATCAGGAGTAGCAGGACGCTGACGATCAACCCCAAAAAAAACGGGGCTAAAAGCCATCGGCTCCTAAAAATAATAACTTCTAATAAGTGTTCGACTTTACCGGACATCGGATGGGTCTTCTACAGGGAAGGAGGTCATTATTTCTCGGTTTTCGTCTTTTCTTTTTTCTTGCCGGATTTTCCCTTATTGAGTTCATTGAGCTTTCGCTTCACGACTTTCCCTTTATCTTTATCAAAATCCATCTTCAAATAAACCGTATTAGGAAACAACTTGAAAACAACGCCGTCTTTTTTCTTGCCTGCAAAATCAACTTTAACCGTATCTCCAACTTTCATGATCTTTAATCCTCCTGCACCTTTAAGGGTGAAAACTGAATATCCAGTAACGCATTGGGACTAAGGAGGGTAGAGGAAATCTTTTTGCGAGTCAATTATTTCTTCAAATAAGACCCACCGTTGGGTTCTTATAAACCCGGTTCTCTGGTAAACTTGCTTGCAAATAACTCTGATTTATCGAAATGAACCTGACTTTGACAATCGAACCGCCCTCCCCGCCACCACCCTCCAGAGATCAAAAAATCTTTGCCCAGGTCGTATTGAATTTACCGCTACGGGAACCGTTCACCTATGCCGTTCCAGAGCCATTCATTCCCCTGCTTGAGCCGGGGATGCGCGT
It includes:
- a CDS encoding MFS transporter → MTLPSESPAPDKRVIASWALYDFANTIFSMNVISLYFALWVTVDHGGPDILYSVALSGSMLAVALSVPVYGAISDQTGRRRIPLTILTLVSVVATACIGQTDHLLTGIFFFVIANYCYQSALVFYNGMLPSVARGSHVGLVSGYGVSLGYLGSIAGLLLVKPFVEAGGRSAAFIPTAALFLIFSIPCFLFVKNPEVNTHKKVQIGHAFHTLKQTLANASEYKLLLKFILIHFLILDVVNTVIAFMSVYANKVMHFTDAEITTFLISSTAAAMIGSYLIGWMVKHKGTGWCYALVLWLWVAALSIAILSQSQLVFWLVGPLAGMGMGGVWVVSRAYIVELSPPEKLGEFFGLYGLAGKAASILGPLLWGTVVWIFQDTQTFKYRAALTALLLITIGTLFLFRSLQRQIAQKDTY
- a CDS encoding SUMF1/EgtB/PvdO family nonheme iron enzyme, translating into MNVPRGTKFLAQLGFILFLSIPSLFAAPPESSSPTPPLDMVYIPAGYFQMGTAGGKNDEKPMHFVFTPAYFIDKYEVSNEKYMEFVRATGHEKPLLWQNVNFNQPDFPVVGVSWHDAMAYAKWKGGRLPTEAEWEKAARGNDGRLWPWGSVWDKGFFFYFVNIFGDQDNYPHTAPVNYYQSGASPFGLLNTAGNVWEWCLDWYDADYYRMSPEINPEGPIKPGKMKVLRGGSWINDIDGVQVVHRARNSPGIKNKIYGFRTVHPVP
- a CDS encoding TIGR00645 family protein, with product MSGKVEHLLEVIIFRSRWLLAPFFLGLIVSVLLLLIKFVQELFHLSLHVISVTESDIIIGILTLIDMALVGSLLMMIIFSGYEIFVSKIDVAEHADRPDWMGKVDFGGLKLKVIGAIVAISAIDLLKTFVEIPSEPTEGNTEMFLWKVTIHMAFVLSGVFFALMDRIASETKSH
- a CDS encoding peptidylprolyl isomerase, yielding MAVLGFVSLLIAGASSEVFAHSGHKHDDKPPISLPDVTARVNDTDIKRDIILTELNKVIRNYKAKGMTLKPDQMKIVAKKLIDDEIGRTLLLQKAEKIGISVTPEMVATKLNQVKGTFKSNAVFEHKLADQGMSLDQYQEELRTDLIMDQVIKKEVESKIQIDETELQAYYDKNIDQFRTPEKVRASVILLKLSPDSSAEQERKVRQKMESILEQISGGTDFFGLAEKLSQDSLAPKGGDLGFFAKNQMLPAFSERAFKLQVGEVSEIFKTKHGFHILKVTDKSPAVDRSFKEVKESIRDTLVEKKSVQATKAYVQTLKKQADLKTYF